One part of the Terrimicrobium sacchariphilum genome encodes these proteins:
- a CDS encoding 50S ribosomal protein L11 methyltransferase, with protein MLKVPRVIKNLHRWTRLSSQKWEDAWTERLRFLDPERVVMLTWPNSRALKIEVYCDEPTAKRLVKSFGGRAAKVAPEAFSGTPSAPRAPLAIRGKLKVYSDEVSWREWKDSGRKPPGILIPAGMAFGTGEHATTATCLRFLADVAEELPEDFTALDLGAGSGILAVAAEALGAGAVSAIDYDPAAVRITRQNAKVNGCRRVKSAQGDALEFDERGQYDLVMANLFSEVLISVAPRIVRALKRKGVLIFSGVLRKQAEEVVAAFEAKGLSKPRIVTRGKWCAGICFKGQK; from the coding sequence GTGCTCAAGGTACCACGCGTGATCAAGAACCTCCACCGATGGACCCGCCTCAGCTCGCAGAAGTGGGAAGATGCCTGGACGGAACGCCTGCGGTTCCTCGATCCCGAGCGGGTCGTGATGTTGACGTGGCCGAACTCGCGGGCGCTGAAGATCGAGGTGTACTGCGACGAGCCAACAGCGAAGCGGCTGGTGAAGAGTTTCGGCGGACGTGCGGCCAAGGTGGCGCCAGAGGCATTTAGCGGCACGCCGTCCGCTCCGCGGGCGCCGCTGGCGATCCGGGGCAAGCTCAAGGTGTATTCGGACGAGGTGTCCTGGCGGGAATGGAAGGACTCGGGTCGCAAGCCGCCGGGCATCCTGATCCCGGCCGGCATGGCCTTTGGCACCGGCGAGCACGCGACGACGGCGACCTGCCTGCGCTTCCTGGCGGACGTGGCGGAGGAACTGCCGGAGGATTTTACCGCGCTCGATCTGGGTGCGGGGAGCGGAATTCTTGCCGTGGCCGCCGAGGCGCTGGGGGCGGGAGCAGTCAGTGCGATCGACTACGATCCTGCGGCGGTGCGTATCACACGTCAGAACGCAAAGGTCAATGGTTGCCGCCGCGTGAAATCGGCCCAAGGCGACGCCTTGGAATTCGACGAGCGCGGGCAATATGACCTCGTGATGGCCAACCTCTTTAGCGAAGTGCTTATTTCCGTTGCGCCGCGTATTGTGCGGGCGCTGAAGCGCAAAGGTGTGCTGATTTTTTCCGGCGTGCTGCGCAAGCAGGCGGAAGAGGTCGTGGCGGCCTTTGAGGCGAAGGGACTTTCCAAACCCCGCATTGTCACCCGCGGCAAGTGGTGCGCAGGCATTTGTTTCAAAGGACAAAAATAG
- a CDS encoding polysaccharide deacetylase family protein — translation MRKCLLAVAMAALALSGCKKSAPAPAPEPTPAPTATPAPTPEPTPTPVVIDKTARVIVLCYHRFDQKPKDSLSISPQDFEAQMQALKDQGIEVIPMEDFLAWRRGEKNIPSKAAVVTIDDGYLSGYTTAWPILRKFNYPFTMFIYTDYVKGGPKSGGQSMTWEQLAEMRDAGVDIGSHTVSHTALTGKKGRTPEQYEAWVKDELERSKQILEQKLGIQIKTLAYPYGMHNELVRKIATDAGYEAAFTVYGQHLGFGGDPVMQGRYAIESTKPDVFQKAIAFSAGAAAPAGVEGITAIPASAAMVTIPAEGETISTAEPEIKANLAALGKVDPKSVVMRVSGLGAVPATYDPATKTVSYKMQQKIRSSEVTVIISATADGRKIETRWTFKYDPTAAPAPQS, via the coding sequence ATGCGTAAATGTCTCCTCGCCGTGGCCATGGCCGCCCTCGCGCTCTCCGGCTGCAAGAAATCCGCTCCGGCCCCCGCGCCCGAGCCCACTCCGGCCCCTACCGCGACTCCGGCTCCCACCCCCGAGCCCACGCCCACTCCGGTCGTGATCGACAAAACCGCCCGCGTCATCGTGCTGTGCTACCATCGCTTCGACCAGAAGCCGAAGGACAGCCTCTCGATCTCGCCGCAGGACTTTGAGGCGCAGATGCAGGCTCTCAAGGACCAGGGCATCGAAGTCATCCCGATGGAAGACTTCCTCGCCTGGCGCCGCGGAGAAAAGAACATCCCGTCCAAGGCTGCCGTCGTCACCATCGATGACGGCTACCTCTCGGGCTACACCACCGCGTGGCCGATCCTGAGGAAGTTCAACTACCCCTTCACCATGTTCATCTATACGGACTACGTGAAGGGCGGCCCCAAGTCCGGCGGCCAGTCCATGACTTGGGAACAGCTCGCCGAAATGCGCGACGCCGGAGTCGACATCGGCAGCCACACGGTCTCTCACACTGCCCTCACCGGCAAAAAAGGCCGCACGCCCGAGCAGTACGAGGCCTGGGTGAAGGATGAACTTGAACGCTCCAAGCAGATCCTCGAGCAAAAACTCGGCATCCAGATCAAGACGCTCGCGTATCCGTACGGCATGCACAATGAGCTCGTGCGCAAGATCGCCACGGACGCAGGTTATGAAGCTGCCTTCACCGTATACGGTCAGCACCTGGGCTTCGGAGGCGACCCCGTCATGCAGGGTCGCTATGCCATCGAGTCGACCAAGCCGGATGTGTTCCAGAAGGCCATCGCCTTCAGTGCGGGTGCAGCCGCTCCCGCCGGAGTGGAAGGCATCACCGCGATCCCGGCCAGCGCCGCCATGGTGACCATTCCTGCCGAGGGAGAGACCATCTCCACCGCCGAGCCGGAGATCAAGGCCAACCTCGCCGCCCTTGGCAAGGTCGATCCGAAATCGGTCGTCATGCGCGTCAGCGGCCTCGGCGCCGTCCCGGCCACCTACGATCCAGCCACCAAGACGGTCTCGTACAAGATGCAGCAGAAGATCCGCTCCAGCGAAGTCACCGTCATCATTTCGGCCACTGCCGACGGTCGCAAGATCGAGACTCGCTGGACCTTCAAATACGACCCGACCGCCGCCCCGGCTCCTCAGAGCTAA
- a CDS encoding M24 family metallopeptidase — protein sequence MKRAKLIIAASESNADILYATRFRAPDAFVLLEADGRKTLLLSDLEIDRGRRDAKVDEVLSYSALEKEIQGKKKIRPSIAQVVARFLKSRRITRVEVPADFPHLIATNLQKEGIKTVPASSTLWPERVIKTPDEIKALTAANRIAEAGLARAEEILKASEIRKDHKLLWGGKVLTSEILRTEMEIAVIRAGGEARGDTIVACGDAACDPHERGHGPLLAHQLIILDIFPRAAGSGYYGDITRTVLRGRASDAQLRIWETCLAAQKFALKAIRPGVAGIEIHNGIKTYFAEQGYPTEVRDGRWHGFFHGTGHGLGLEIHEEPRFAAATFQPGQVFTVEPGIYWPGIGGVRHEDVVVVTETGCKLLTKYPKPFEIA from the coding sequence GTGAAACGCGCAAAATTGATCATCGCTGCCAGCGAATCCAATGCCGACATCCTGTATGCCACCCGATTCCGCGCGCCCGATGCATTCGTGCTGCTGGAGGCCGATGGCAGAAAAACGCTCCTCCTGAGCGACCTCGAGATCGACCGCGGCCGCCGCGACGCGAAGGTCGACGAGGTGCTTTCCTACTCGGCACTGGAGAAGGAGATACAGGGCAAAAAGAAAATCCGCCCATCCATCGCGCAGGTCGTCGCGCGTTTCCTCAAGTCCCGTCGCATCACCCGCGTCGAGGTGCCGGCTGACTTTCCCCATCTCATCGCAACCAATCTTCAAAAGGAGGGCATCAAGACCGTTCCGGCCTCGTCGACGCTCTGGCCGGAGCGCGTCATCAAGACGCCCGACGAAATCAAGGCTCTCACCGCGGCCAATCGTATCGCCGAGGCGGGACTCGCGCGTGCCGAGGAAATCCTCAAGGCCTCGGAAATCCGCAAAGATCACAAGCTCCTCTGGGGCGGAAAAGTCCTTACCTCCGAAATCCTGCGCACCGAGATGGAGATCGCCGTCATTCGCGCCGGAGGCGAGGCTCGGGGCGATACCATCGTGGCCTGCGGCGACGCGGCCTGCGACCCGCACGAGCGCGGGCATGGCCCGTTGCTCGCCCATCAGCTCATCATTCTGGACATCTTTCCGCGGGCCGCTGGATCAGGATACTATGGCGACATCACCCGCACTGTCTTGCGCGGCCGGGCCAGCGATGCTCAGCTCAGGATCTGGGAAACCTGCCTCGCCGCGCAGAAGTTCGCGCTCAAGGCCATCCGCCCCGGCGTCGCAGGCATTGAGATTCATAACGGCATCAAGACCTACTTCGCCGAGCAGGGCTACCCGACTGAGGTTCGCGACGGGCGCTGGCATGGTTTTTTCCACGGCACCGGCCACGGCCTGGGCTTGGAAATCCACGAGGAGCCGCGCTTCGCCGCCGCCACCTTCCAGCCCGGACAGGTCTTCACCGTGGAGCCCGGCATTTACTGGCCCGGCATCGGCGGCGTCCGCCACGAGGACGTGGTCGTCGTCACAGAAACCGGCTGCAAGCTCCTGACGAAATACCCGAAACCGTTCGAGATTGCGTAG
- the purB gene encoding adenylosuccinate lyase, producing the protein MIDRYSLPEMRSLWTEQRKLEIWLEIETLACEAMADLGEIPKEDAVTIRSKATFNIEKVREIEKRTNHDVIAFLEEVATHVGPAARWVHQGLTSSDLLDTTLAVQMNSACEILEKDLLSLREAIAKRAIEHKFTPMIGRSHGIHAEPITFGLKMALMYDEFGRAIDRLREMRERVRVGKISGAVGTHAHLDPRVEKHVCEKLGLKASPLSTQIIQRDRHAEFMTVLALIASSIDRWATEFRHLQRTEVLEVEEYFAAGQKGSSAMPHKRNPITGERLSGLARVIRGNAMTALENVALWHERDISHSSAERIILPDSCTLMDYMLVLLRKLVDGLQVYPENMQRNMDITRGLYASQSALLMLTARGLERKDAYEAVQRAAMKTWKEGGNFADNLAQEPTVSQHLGPDEIAHACAPERHFRFVEDKFRAVGIEG; encoded by the coding sequence GTGATTGATCGTTATTCATTGCCCGAGATGCGCTCGCTGTGGACCGAGCAGCGCAAACTCGAAATCTGGCTCGAAATCGAGACCCTCGCCTGCGAGGCGATGGCCGACCTCGGAGAAATCCCCAAGGAGGATGCCGTCACGATTCGCTCCAAGGCCACTTTTAACATTGAGAAGGTCCGCGAAATCGAAAAACGCACGAACCACGACGTCATCGCCTTCCTCGAGGAAGTGGCGACGCACGTGGGCCCCGCCGCCCGCTGGGTGCACCAAGGGCTGACCTCCTCCGACCTGCTCGACACAACGCTGGCCGTGCAGATGAACTCCGCCTGCGAGATCCTGGAGAAAGACCTCCTCTCGCTGCGCGAGGCCATCGCCAAGCGCGCCATCGAGCACAAGTTTACCCCGATGATCGGGCGGAGCCATGGCATCCACGCCGAGCCGATCACCTTCGGCCTCAAGATGGCCCTCATGTATGATGAGTTTGGCCGTGCCATCGACCGCCTGCGCGAGATGCGCGAGCGCGTCCGTGTCGGCAAGATCAGCGGCGCCGTCGGCACCCACGCCCACCTCGACCCACGCGTCGAGAAGCATGTCTGCGAGAAGCTCGGCCTGAAGGCCTCCCCGCTCTCGACCCAGATCATCCAGCGCGATCGCCACGCTGAGTTCATGACTGTGCTGGCCCTCATCGCCAGCTCCATCGACCGCTGGGCCACGGAGTTCCGCCACCTCCAGCGCACGGAAGTGCTCGAGGTTGAGGAATACTTCGCCGCCGGTCAGAAAGGCAGTTCCGCCATGCCGCACAAGCGCAACCCGATCACCGGTGAGCGCCTCAGCGGCCTCGCCCGCGTCATTCGCGGCAATGCCATGACGGCCCTTGAGAACGTCGCCCTCTGGCACGAGCGCGACATCAGCCATAGTTCCGCCGAGCGCATCATCCTGCCCGACTCCTGCACGCTCATGGATTACATGCTCGTCCTCCTGCGCAAGCTCGTCGACGGCCTCCAGGTTTATCCGGAGAACATGCAGCGCAACATGGACATCACCCGCGGCCTCTATGCCAGCCAGTCCGCGCTCCTCATGCTCACCGCCCGCGGCCTCGAGCGTAAGGACGCCTACGAAGCCGTGCAGCGCGCTGCCATGAAGACCTGGAAGGAAGGCGGTAACTTCGCCGACAACCTCGCCCAGGAGCCCACAGTTTCCCAGCACCTCGGCCCCGACGAAATCGCGCACGCCTGTGCTCCCGAGCGGCATTTCCGCTTCGTGGAGGACAAATTCCGCGCCGTCGGCATCGAGGGCTAG
- the thiD gene encoding bifunctional hydroxymethylpyrimidine kinase/phosphomethylpyrimidine kinase: MARNAKSATPVALTIAGSDNSAGAGIQADLKSFSHFGVYGLTAITCVVAEIPGKVTAIQPIKPEIVGEQIALSLEAFPVGAVKTGMLYSTAIIEEVASNLDLYEGEIVVDPVMVATSGDPLLKKSAIAAYESLLLGRATLVTPNLDELAMLSGRETNSLDKMKDAGRALVERYGTAFLLKGGHLRGRTAIDFLATEDGFEEFAAPFVPNVETHGTGCTYSSAIAANLAKGLSLSKAVAAAKEYITAAIRQSHRWDGVTALRHFPR; encoded by the coding sequence GTGGCGAGGAACGCTAAAAGCGCCACGCCGGTCGCCCTGACCATCGCCGGTTCCGACAACAGCGCCGGAGCCGGCATTCAGGCCGATCTCAAGTCGTTCTCCCACTTCGGCGTCTATGGCCTTACCGCCATCACCTGCGTGGTGGCGGAGATCCCGGGCAAAGTCACAGCGATCCAGCCAATCAAACCCGAGATCGTCGGCGAGCAGATCGCCCTGAGCCTGGAGGCGTTCCCGGTCGGCGCAGTCAAGACAGGCATGCTTTACTCGACGGCCATCATTGAGGAGGTGGCCTCGAATCTCGATCTTTACGAGGGCGAAATCGTCGTCGACCCGGTCATGGTCGCAACGAGCGGCGATCCGCTGCTGAAGAAATCGGCTATCGCCGCCTACGAATCGCTCCTCCTGGGTCGTGCCACCTTGGTCACCCCAAACCTCGACGAACTCGCCATGCTCTCCGGACGCGAGACCAATTCGCTCGACAAAATGAAGGATGCTGGCCGTGCGCTAGTCGAACGCTACGGCACCGCCTTTCTCTTGAAAGGCGGCCACCTGCGCGGACGCACCGCCATCGACTTCCTCGCCACGGAGGACGGATTCGAGGAATTCGCCGCACCCTTCGTACCCAACGTAGAAACCCACGGCACCGGCTGTACATATTCCTCCGCCATCGCCGCCAACCTGGCCAAAGGCCTCTCGCTTTCCAAAGCGGTCGCTGCAGCCAAGGAATACATCACCGCAGCCATCCGCCAGTCCCACCGCTGGGACGGCGTGACCGCGCTACGGCATTTTCCAAGGTAG
- a CDS encoding zinc metallopeptidase, with product MILWILLIGVPILLGLWAQMRVKGAFNRWSQVAASSGVTGAQAAREILRAANINDVEVLEINDMLGDHYDPTHKRLCLSTDVYNTPSVAALGIAAHECGHAIQDAKRYAPLHWRMAIVPLTMVVSNILPIIILAGLFVPALGMKVIMIAAVCYAVLALFQLITLPVEFDASRRAKVILQQMGMISPGTEAGGVNKVLDAAALTYVAAFVAVLGQLLYYVLILTGNRGEER from the coding sequence ATGATACTCTGGATATTACTTATTGGTGTACCGATCCTGCTCGGCCTCTGGGCTCAGATGCGGGTCAAAGGCGCATTCAATCGTTGGAGCCAGGTAGCCGCCTCGTCGGGCGTTACCGGCGCCCAGGCGGCGCGGGAAATCCTGCGCGCGGCCAACATCAACGATGTCGAAGTCCTCGAGATCAACGACATGCTCGGTGATCACTATGACCCGACGCACAAGCGCCTTTGCCTGTCCACGGACGTGTACAATACCCCGTCAGTCGCCGCCCTCGGCATCGCCGCCCACGAATGCGGTCACGCCATCCAGGACGCGAAACGTTACGCCCCGCTCCATTGGCGTATGGCCATCGTGCCGCTCACCATGGTGGTTTCAAACATCCTGCCTATCATCATCCTGGCAGGTCTGTTTGTCCCCGCCCTCGGCATGAAGGTCATCATGATCGCTGCGGTCTGCTATGCGGTGCTCGCACTCTTCCAGCTCATCACCCTGCCGGTGGAGTTTGACGCTTCGCGCCGAGCCAAGGTGATCCTGCAGCAAATGGGCATGATCAGCCCCGGCACGGAGGCCGGGGGTGTCAACAAAGTGCTCGATGCCGCCGCGCTCACCTATGTCGCTGCGTTCGTCGCGGTACTCGGCCAGCTTCTGTATTACGTCCTCATCCTGACCGGCAACCGTGGCGAGGAACGCTAA